The Neodiprion lecontei isolate iyNeoLeco1 chromosome 2, iyNeoLeco1.1, whole genome shotgun sequence genome segment tttCTCGAATTAGTTAAAAAGTACCAAACCATTAattcacatttatttacaattgACATCTTGGGAAAGTAACTGTTTGTCAGATGTAATTGGCATTACCCAGAAGATCTGGCGGCCTTTCTTGCATAGTATCTCTCTAATGCAGCTTCGAAAATCGGTCCAACAGTTCGTTTTTGCCATATTGATATTTTCGGTGCTTCAGGTTCCATTTTCTTCACCCTTTTCACCCCATCCTCTGCGTCTAGTTTATCCTCAGATTGTTTGGCGCTATTTTCAGCAGCAGATATATTTGCCTCAGGCTTGACGTCGCTGTCTGCTTTGTTTGTATCACTCGGAATGTCCTTAGTTTTCAGTTTACCATCATCCGATGATAATTTTATAAGCTTTTCTGGCGTTTCTGCCTCACTTTTCTCAGCCACTGTCGTTTTTAACATATCTTCTTCATTATCACACTCATCTTCTGAACTTGACTGAGATATTTCTGCGGCTCTCTTCCTGTACTGACGGTTACTTCCTCCTTTTGCAAGGGTTTTTCTAGACTTCTGCAGTTTGGctaaatttctttcattttcatgGTCAGAATTCTTCTCAGAGTCTGTAGTCAGTGGGTCATCTTTATCCACATGATCTTGATCTTCCTCAGACTTCTCGATATGAGTTATTTCTGTGTTTGCTGAGTCTGCTTCTTTCTTGACCTCCTTGTCTGTTT includes the following:
- the LOC107221343 gene encoding nuclear speckle splicing regulatory protein 1 codes for the protein MTNENKEDKRYGLIVPSKNRLSVPKPGNVFGEDSGSDADDGSDWVRKALRAEGEKNLVKKQTQLTMKRALKEDPTVYQYDEVYDTIERSKIEEKINKKTVEKKAKYIENLLKAAERRKREQEHRVERMVQKEREAEGAMFADKESFVTSAYRAKLEEFKKMEEEEKRMDRLEAIGDVTKQQDISGFYRHLYTQTVDVNRKDADETDKEVKKEADSANTEITHIEKSEEDQDHVDKDDPLTTDSEKNSDHENERNLAKLQKSRKTLAKGGSNRQYRKRAAEISQSSSEDECDNEEDMLKTTVAEKSEAETPEKLIKLSSDDGKLKTKDIPSDTNKADSDVKPEANISAAENSAKQSEDKLDAEDGVKRVKKMEPEAPKISIWQKRTVGPIFEAALERYYARKAARSSG